The Polypterus senegalus isolate Bchr_013 chromosome 11, ASM1683550v1, whole genome shotgun sequence sequence ttgttttctttcagaatCGCCAGATATGTGACTAATATGAGGGGCCAGCTACCTTCTGATGCAAAGGTGGGctcagaaaacaaaagaatggatATTGTTCATTTCCCTGGTTTGGATTGTTTCATCAAAACCTTTCACTGCTTTACTAACTTGTCAAGATAACAAACAACCACTTTGAAGAGAGTGTCCAAGGctgaataaatttttttttttttaattgttcactcacTTTAAGAAAGGACTCCATACTGGTAGCCATGCTTTTACATTTGATTTTCTGTATCTGTGTGAGACTAACCAATTGTCTGCTGTGATTCTTTATAGGAAAGAGTGCCTCTCATGGCCCGAGCTCTGAAGGACAACTCTGGCAAAAGCAGAGGGAGCAGGAGGGACAGTAGAGTGGTCAGACGACTTCCCAACAACCCGGTAAACTGCAGCAGCAGAGGAAGTGTGAGCCTGGACAGTACATACCAGCAAGAGACCATTCCTAGAAACCCTGCAGAGGGAATCTGGCCGAACTGCAGGCTAGAGGCCACCCGCCTGGCCAACTGGCATCACAGGCAGAACCAATCCCAGACAGGGCAGTGCCAAGTGGCACGGACAGACTTGTCCTCGCAGACATTGGCTGATCCTTTTGGGCAGGCAACACAGAGAGCAGCCATGCAGAATCTTGTCCTTCCAAGAATTCCAATTGCCAGGAGACATGGGCAGAACTACACTGGTAAGTATTATGACATGCATGAATGGTGATGGTGTATTTGGAGTATGGTACAGTGTGTGCCAGGAGGAGCCAGTGCTCATAGACACACACAGTTATTTGGTTATACTAATGAACAGCATTAAAAACTATACCACATGTTCAAAAGGCATTTTATGTGCAATCCATAATAATGGTGCTGAAATATTTAGCTTCCTGCTCAGTCATTTTTGATGTTTATCCCACCAATGAACCTTTATTAGTTGTCGATCGTCTAGTTTTATAGGAggttaaaatatctttgtagggTACCAAGTGGCACATAAAAGTGCGTATGATTTTTTGGTATGGAAATCATTACATGTTTTACATAGTATAAGAAAAACAGTAGTATTTTGGATATCTTTTTTTGCATAATTGCTCATCAACACCTCTTAACAGCCTAACTTGTCTGTAACATACACAAGTTACTGTTAAAGTGTGGATACTTGAAACATAATTCTGGCAAACAGCATTctaacatttgcatttattttttgacattgtaGCAATAAGTAGCTTCTATGTCTGACCAACATAGCACATGTTGCCACTCTCAGGtgccataataaacaagaactCAATAAATAATGAAGAACTCAGTCATTGAccttgtggagtttgtacatATACCCTTTATCttttttggttttcctcccaGGTCTTGAAAGATGTAAAGGGTAGGTTGAATGGCAACTCTAGAGTGGtacaagtgtgggtgtgtgcataagtggattctgtgaaggactggcacccaGGCTGCCATGACTGGTTTTGGTCCCcaagtgaccctgaattggattaatcgGGCATGTGTTGTTGTGCTGCTTTTATCCTATGTAACTTGAAAATTCAGAAATGGATAATACACCtattacatttacatgtattacaaatatactttttgtttttttaaacaacaggAATTTTGGTAAGTGTAGTAACTTTTTCAGGACCTcaaaatgcaaacataatgtgag is a genomic window containing:
- the bbc3 gene encoding bcl-2-binding component 3, giving the protein MARALKDNSGKSRGSRRDSRVVRRLPNNPVNCSSRGSVSLDSTYQQETIPRNPAEGIWPNCRLEATRLANWHHRQNQSQTGQCQVARTDLSSQTLADPFGQATQRAAMQNLVLPRIPIARRHGQNYTEAGLQFQLWSQWGSSQALPLANVDHDQHLPVATPVGERSTWEEEVSSRVAAQLRVIGDEMNELYLQGWNGAWEWQHWPGVWRGLFNFITETLTAFHLPGWR